The genomic DNA ATTTTTTACCACTAAGACACTAAGACACAAAGAAGGTCTTAATTTCATGAGGGTTAAACAAACATGAAAGCTTTATGCATTTCTTTGTGCCTTCGAGTCTTCGTGGTAAGCTTTTGGTTCCGGCTTGTCCGGGTTAGGGGTGTTCGGGGTGAAATCGGTAATGAGTTTGTTGTAGATGGTCAGATTCGGGGCCAAAACGAAAAAATTGTTCAGGCCGTGGGCCAGATGCAGATAACTGATGAAGGCCCCCATCAACCGGGTCTTGCCGACTCCCGTTGCCAGGGCAAAGCAAAGAGAGGGGAAATCACGCTCAAATTCACTGACCGTTGGAAACTCGCTGCCGATAGCGGCCAGGGCTGATACCAGGTCAGTGCCTTTTCGGGGTGGAACGATTTCGGAGATCCTATCAAGGATTTCCAAAGAGCGGCGCTGCGGTGGTCGCAGGCTCAGACGTCCGGCAATGGCGTTAACGTGGCGGTTCATTGGTTCTTCCTTGTATTCTTTTTGGGTGGTTTTGCCGGCTTTAGCTTTTCTATCTTCTTGATCGACTCCAGGAAATCTATTTCCACCGGGCTCGTTTTCGCCAGTTGTTTCAGGCTGAATTGCTCATATTGTCTCTCAGCTATTTCAATAGCTATTTCATGGCTGATCTTGCCCGCATGGGTGAGGATATCCCGTTCGCTGAGCCGTAGAAAATCGTCGAGCCTGGCAATCCAGTCCTGCATGTACATGGGCTTCCGGTTACGGGCTTGGAGTTCTGCAAATTCCAAGTAGGCCGTCACGATCTGGTTGAGGGCCTCCAGTTCTTCCCCATGCAAATAGTTTCTGGCCACTCCAACATCGGATTTACGGGGTCGGCTGCCCCCCCAACTGGTTAGTCCCATGTGGGGCAACCCGGCATCGGCCCGTTGTGAAATGACCTCGGCCGCAGTTTGACCATGGGCGGCCCAATGCATTTTATTTTGAACGGTGTCAAAGAACTGTTGGGTTATCTCGGCACTGGGATTGTAATCAATGCTGATGGCATAAATATCCAGTACTTTCCGCCAAAATACCTTCTCAGAGGAACGGATGTCGCGGATACGTTCGAGCAATTCTTCAAAATAGATTCCCCCGCCCGCCTGCTTTAGCCTGTCGTCATCCAGAGTAAACCCTTTGACTATGTATTCCCGTAAGCGTTCGGTAGCCCAAATTCGGAATTGGGTGCCCCGCTGGGATTTAATCCTGTAACCTAATGAAATAACTACATCCAAGTTGTAGAAGGAGACTGCCCGTGACACCTTGCGGGTCCCTTCCTGTTGAACTATTAAGGAATCCTTAATAGTTGCCTCCTGGAGCAGCTCACCTTCTGCAAATATATTGCGGAGATGCATATTAATGTTAGGGACGGAAGTCTGGAACAACTCGGCCATTTGGAGATGTGTCAACCAAACAGTCTCCCCCTCGAATCGGACCTCAAGACGTGTTCTTCCGTCTTCTGTTTGGTAGAGAATGAATTAAGAATCTTTTGGAGGTTTATCGAAAGGTTTTCTCACAATTGTTTCTCCCCTGCGGGTTTGGAATTTACTATCATGGGTTTCCAGGATTCGCTACGCGGGGCGTAGCCATTTCCCAAAATAAATTAGGAGGTTGAGTTTTCAATTTCCGAGGCAATGCGTCGGAAATCTCTGTCTATTTATCTTTCATGGTTCCTCCTCAAAAAGGGTCAACTGCCCCGGCTTGGGCGGGGCCTTGGGCAGGTTTTCCACCGCAGGCTGTAGTCATCATGGCCCCACTCTCAGCGTTTCAAGACGGCATTGGGAATTTTTTTGATGGTCAAATTGGGGAACCGGTCAGATTTTCCGCGGAAAGCCGAACAAAGGACCAGCAAGGATCGGCTTTGGCCGACTTCATCATTTAAGGCCTGAAGCTGGTCATGGTTCAGGTTCTGAGTGGTCACATAGATGAAATCCTGCTCGGTGGAATGGCCGTGCTGCCAATAGATACTGTCGCTCGGGGCATAGATAAACCCCTCCAGCTTACAGATGGCCTCGGCCAGCATTGTTGCATTGTATAGTTTATTGATAACCCAGTTGCCCCACTTGTCCTTCTCCAAGAGAGACGGCGCCAGCCGGTAATAACGGAACCCTCCCCCGCCTTTCCAGTTGACGGCCTTGGTGATCCCCCCTTGATCCGTCCCGTCGATGACCTTTTTCATCCGCGGAATAATGTGGGTATGGCAATGCTCTCCCAACTCCACCATAATCCACCGCCGGCCCATCTTATGCGCCACCGCTCCGGTTGTGCCCGACCCGGCGAAGGAGTCGAGGACGATGTCGCCAGGTGAGGAAGAAACTTCAAGGACCCTCTTGATTAGTTTCTCCGGTTTGGGGGTTATAAGCATTTCGGTATCTGTAATATCTGCAAACAAAGCGCGAACTTCAGTCTTAGCCTGTGCGTTTGTACCGCAATCTTCGTGAAACCAAAGAGTGGCTGGAACAACCCCTTGTTTAGCTTCTGATAGAAACTTCTTAATGCGCGAAATGCTGCTTCCGACTTTACCCCACCAGACCCGCCCATCCTCATCCAACTCGTCAAAGGTTGGTTTGGAAATTCGCCAGAATGTACCTTTTGGTGGGTAAAATGACTTTCCTTTTGGTGAACGGATTTCATAGGTTCCT from Deltaproteobacteria bacterium includes the following:
- a CDS encoding virulence RhuM family protein, which translates into the protein MAELFQTSVPNINMHLRNIFAEGELLQEATIKDSLIVQQEGTRKVSRAVSFYNLDVVISLGYRIKSQRGTQFRIWATERLREYIVKGFTLDDDRLKQAGGGIYFEELLERIRDIRSSEKVFWRKVLDIYAISIDYNPSAEITQQFFDTVQNKMHWAAHGQTAAEVISQRADAGLPHMGLTSWGGSRPRKSDVGVARNYLHGEELEALNQIVTAYLEFAELQARNRKPMYMQDWIARLDDFLRLSERDILTHAGKISHEIAIEIAERQYEQFSLKQLAKTSPVEIDFLESIKKIEKLKPAKPPKKNTRKNQ